In the Enterococcus saigonensis genome, one interval contains:
- a CDS encoding FAD:protein FMN transferase, producing the protein MMGTIIDLLVEHKKAEEILDELETRLRIYEKRFSANDPSSELMEINHNAGIQKVVVHPDLYELIKLGKEKSLTSDYLNIAIGPLIQTWRIGFSDAKVPSDDEIKTLLVNTDPRNILLHDEEHSVFLTEKGMLLDLGSLAKGFIADLLVAYLKLEKVTGALINLGGNVVVLGTAKQHEDGLWRVGIQDPSKKRNQTSLVLKLSNQSIVTSGIYERSLIKENKCYHHIINPKTGYPIETDVLSLTIISKKSVDGEIWTTRLFGLTSTEILQTLSLTPGIEGIIITTEEILLSDGIKDLM; encoded by the coding sequence ATGATGGGAACAATTATTGATCTTTTGGTTGAGCATAAAAAAGCGGAAGAAATTTTAGATGAGCTAGAAACGCGATTGAGAATCTATGAAAAGCGTTTTAGTGCAAATGATCCGTCTTCAGAGTTGATGGAAATCAATCACAATGCTGGAATTCAAAAGGTCGTTGTCCATCCAGACTTGTATGAGCTAATTAAATTAGGCAAAGAAAAAAGTTTGACCAGTGACTATTTGAATATTGCCATAGGACCTTTGATTCAAACTTGGAGAATTGGTTTTAGTGATGCCAAAGTCCCTTCAGATGACGAGATTAAGACTTTGTTAGTGAATACGGACCCTCGTAATATTCTGTTGCATGATGAAGAACACAGTGTTTTTCTAACTGAAAAAGGGATGCTACTGGATTTAGGATCATTAGCTAAAGGTTTTATTGCTGATTTACTAGTAGCATATTTAAAATTAGAAAAAGTAACCGGCGCATTAATTAATTTAGGAGGCAATGTAGTTGTTTTAGGGACTGCAAAGCAGCATGAAGATGGATTATGGCGTGTTGGCATTCAAGATCCTAGCAAAAAGCGTAATCAAACCAGTCTCGTTTTAAAACTCAGCAACCAATCTATTGTTACCTCTGGAATTTATGAGCGAAGTTTAATTAAAGAAAATAAATGCTATCACCATATTATTAACCCTAAGACAGGCTATCCAATTGAAACGGATGTTCTTAGTTTAACAATTATTTCAAAAAAATCAGTGGATGGTGAAATCTGGACGACACGTCTGTTTGGCTTAACCTCTACTGAAATATTGCAGACTTTAAGCCTGACTCCAGGTATTGAAGGAATTATCATCACAACAGAGGAAATTCTTCTATCTGATGGGATTAAAGATTTAATGTAG
- a CDS encoding sigma 54-interacting transcriptional regulator, producing the protein MARLIYEYAKAKGVITAKAQLISLNCADYANNPELLSSVLFGFKKRTFTGANDLAADQSIYRYYQKLISLRHKEKILKESSYELLLKVDEAIFAYLRKDQARQW; encoded by the coding sequence TTGGCGCGTTTGATTTATGAATATGCCAAAGCAAAAGGTGTGATTACTGCTAAAGCACAACTTATCTCTTTAAACTGTGCTGATTATGCTAATAATCCAGAATTACTCTCTTCGGTCTTATTTGGGTTTAAAAAAAGGACTTTTACTGGTGCAAATGATTTGGCGGCAGATCAGTCTATTTACCGCTATTATCAAAAGTTAATTTCCTTACGCCACAAAGAAAAAATTTTAAAAGAAAGTTCCTACGAGTTATTATTGAAAGTAGATGAAGCTATTTTTGCTTACCTACGAAAAGATCAAGCAAGGCAATGGTGA
- a CDS encoding NADPH-dependent FMN reductase, which produces MYKFIGLVGTNSKDSTNRQLLQYMQKSFANEAEIELIEIKDIPLFNKPADNKIPAIVQTIAEKISKSDGVIISTPEYDHAVPAALMNVLNWLSYGIYPFVDKPVMITGASYGTLGSSRAQAHLRQILDAPELKARIMPSSEFLLSHSLAAFSADGMLKDGEQREKLAGLFQDFLIFVAITKQLQNAHAVNQQETENFSWDNV; this is translated from the coding sequence ATGTATAAATTTATCGGTCTTGTAGGTACGAATTCAAAAGATTCAACCAATCGCCAATTGTTACAGTATATGCAAAAAAGTTTTGCCAATGAAGCAGAAATTGAGTTAATTGAAATTAAAGATATTCCCCTTTTTAATAAACCCGCAGATAACAAAATACCAGCAATTGTTCAAACAATTGCTGAAAAAATCAGTAAAAGTGATGGAGTAATTATTAGTACACCAGAATATGATCATGCTGTACCAGCAGCATTGATGAACGTATTAAACTGGCTATCTTATGGAATTTATCCCTTTGTTGATAAGCCTGTTATGATTACAGGGGCTTCTTATGGTACGTTAGGATCATCACGAGCACAAGCTCATTTGCGTCAAATTTTGGATGCACCTGAATTAAAAGCGCGGATTATGCCTAGCTCGGAATTTTTGTTAAGCCATTCTTTAGCGGCTTTTAGTGCAGATGGTATGCTAAAAGATGGAGAACAACGGGAAAAACTAGCGGGATTGTTCCAAGATTTTTTAATTTTTGTTGCGATTACGAAACAATTGCAAAATGCTCACGCTGTAAATCAACAAGAAACAGAAAACTTTTCTTGGGATAATGTCTAA
- a CDS encoding nitroreductase family protein: protein MTAFINNDFSDIVLNRKSIRRYDDKVKISREEMLKMLDEANRAPSSVNLQPWRYVVVDTKEGKEKLKPFIHFNQLQNDTSAAMILIFGDRRNYEYGEEIYGEALNAGLMPKDVHDRQLATIIPYYQNLSLQEMDTIIVRDASLAAMQFMLVARAHGYDTNAIGGFEAVNLATTFDLDEKRYLPVLILSVGKAAESGYQSVRLSASKLTTFK, encoded by the coding sequence ATGACAGCTTTTATAAATAATGATTTTAGTGATATTGTTTTGAATCGCAAATCAATTCGACGCTATGATGATAAGGTGAAAATTAGCAGAGAAGAGATGCTTAAAATGTTAGATGAAGCAAATCGTGCGCCGTCTTCGGTGAACCTACAACCTTGGCGTTATGTTGTAGTAGATACAAAGGAAGGAAAAGAAAAGTTAAAACCATTTATTCATTTTAATCAATTGCAAAATGACACGTCTGCCGCGATGATTTTAATTTTTGGTGATCGCAGAAACTATGAGTATGGAGAGGAAATTTATGGTGAAGCATTAAATGCGGGTCTCATGCCCAAAGACGTTCATGATCGCCAATTAGCAACGATTATTCCTTACTATCAAAATCTATCTTTACAAGAAATGGATACTATTATTGTACGGGATGCTAGTCTTGCTGCGATGCAGTTTATGCTAGTAGCACGTGCTCATGGTTATGATACCAATGCAATTGGTGGATTTGAAGCAGTAAACTTGGCAACAACTTTTGATTTAGATGAAAAACGATACTTACCTGTTTTAATTTTATCTGTAGGAAAAGCTGCAGAATCAGGCTATCAGTCGGTTAGACTTTCTGCTAGTAAACTAACAACTTTTAAATAA
- a CDS encoding helix-turn-helix domain-containing protein has product MHIEKFVAARKNAGLSQIELAQGICTQATLSRFEKKGQVPSLKILLQLCERLNFPVGELFPKIGVKQTKLIETFTEIEFLLITMEYEKAQKMLTDILPSELDTHELQMRYHYLSGFLLYSQKAPTFEVLFAFNQLLLGDQEDSLYQLLAYTGMGLVYVKADEKDKAEIFFDKVLRKIYDYPVKTIEETWRVLHILYQCGVFYSEIGEYEVGNTLLEYAITICSDNHITFYLARVATQLACNAMKLNMPKVEILERLTDARAYAKINRNERELRVISQLLQEVN; this is encoded by the coding sequence ATGCATATTGAAAAATTTGTTGCCGCGCGCAAAAATGCTGGTCTTTCACAAATTGAATTAGCGCAAGGTATTTGTACACAAGCAACGTTAAGTCGGTTTGAAAAGAAAGGTCAAGTACCAAGTTTAAAAATTCTCTTACAACTTTGTGAACGTTTGAATTTCCCAGTAGGAGAATTATTTCCTAAAATTGGGGTGAAACAAACCAAGCTTATTGAAACTTTTACTGAAATTGAATTTTTACTAATTACAATGGAATACGAAAAAGCACAAAAAATGTTAACTGATATATTGCCAAGTGAATTAGATACGCATGAATTACAAATGCGCTACCATTATTTATCAGGATTTCTTTTGTATTCTCAAAAAGCGCCAACTTTTGAAGTATTATTTGCCTTTAACCAGTTATTGTTAGGGGATCAAGAGGATAGTTTGTATCAGTTGCTTGCTTATACCGGGATGGGGCTTGTTTATGTAAAAGCTGACGAAAAAGACAAAGCGGAAATATTTTTTGATAAAGTTCTCCGTAAAATTTATGACTATCCGGTAAAAACAATCGAAGAAACCTGGCGAGTTTTGCATATCTTATACCAATGTGGTGTTTTTTATAGTGAAATTGGCGAATATGAAGTTGGCAATACTTTGCTGGAATATGCAATTACTATTTGCTCGGATAATCATATTACCTTCTATTTAGCACGAGTTGCTACGCAGTTAGCTTGTAATGCTATGAAACTCAATATGCCAAAAGTTGAGATTTTAGAACGTTTAACCGATGCACGAGCGTACGCCAAAATTAACCGGAATGAGCGTGAATTGCGAGTAATTTCCCAGTTGCTACAAGAGGTTAATTGA